In Equus quagga isolate Etosha38 chromosome 14, UCLA_HA_Equagga_1.0, whole genome shotgun sequence, one DNA window encodes the following:
- the ART1 gene encoding GPI-linked NAD(P)(+)--arginine ADP-ribosyltransferase 1 isoform X1 — translation MQTPVMLSLLLVSMGLMEALQAQSHRITRRDLFSKETPLDMAPASFDDQYVGCAAAMMAALPDLNYTEFQANKVYADGWSLASSQWRERQAWGPEWGLSPTRLPPPPPGFRDEHGVALLAYTANSPLHKEFNAAVREAGRTRAHYLHHFSFKTLHFLLTEALQLLSRRQRSPRCHQVFRGVHGLRFQPAGPGATVRLGGFASASLQNVAAQQFGEDTFFGIWTCLGAPIKGYSFFPGEEEVLIPPFETFQVINASRPAQGPARIYLRALGKRSTYNCEYIKEKQCKSGPCRLDNSAMGQGPPSAFWSLLLLLWFLVVGAFPESTGL, via the exons GCCCAGAGCCACCGCATCACACGACGAGACCTCTTCTCTAAAGAAACTCCCTTGGACATGGCCCCAGCCTCCTTTGACGACCAGTACGTTGGCTGTGCGGCAGCCATGATGGCTGCCCTCCCGGATCTCAACTACACGGAGTTCCAGGCCAACAAAGTGTACGCTGACGGCTGGTCGCTGGCAAGCAGCCAATGGCGGGAACGCCAGGCCTGGGGGCCAGAGTGGGGCCTCAGCCCTACCCGTctgcccccgccgccccccggcTTCCGCGATGAGCACGGGGTGGCCCTCCTGGCCTACACAGCCAACAGCCCCTTGCACAAGGAGTTCAACGCAGCCGTGCGCGAGGCGGGCCGCACCCGGGCCCACTACCTCCACCACTTCTCCTTCAAGACGCTCCATTTCCTGCTGACGGAGGCCCTGCAGCTGCTGAGCAGGCGCCAGCGTTCGCCCCGGTGCCACCAGGTGTTCCGCGGGGTACACGGGCTGCGCTTCCAGCCAGCAGGGCCCGGGGCCACCGTCAGGCTGGGGGGCTTTGCCTCTGCATCCCTGCAGAACGTTGCTGCCCAGCAGTTTGGTGAGGACACCTTCTTTGGCATCTGGACCTGCCTTGGGGCCCCCATCAAGGGCTACTCCTTcttccctggggaggaggaggtgctgaTCCCCCCCTTCGAGACCTTCCAGGTGATCAATGCCAGCAGACCGGCCCAGGGCCCCGCCCGCATCTACCTCCGGGCCCTGGGCAAGCGCAGCACGTACAACTGTGAGTACATCAAAG AAAAACAGTGCAAGTCTGGGCCCTGCCGTCTGGATAACTCAG CCATGGGTCAGGGCCCCCCTTCTGCATTCTGGTCACTTCTGCTGCTGCTCTGGTTCCTTGTGGTGGGGGCCTTTCCAGAGAGCACAGGCCTCTGA
- the ART1 gene encoding GPI-linked NAD(P)(+)--arginine ADP-ribosyltransferase 1 isoform X2 produces the protein MQTPVMLSLLLVSMGLMEALQAQSHRITRRDLFSKETPLDMAPASFDDQYVGCAAAMMAALPDLNYTEFQANKVYADGWSLASSQWRERQAWGPEWGLSPTRLPPPPPGFRDEHGVALLAYTANSPLHKEFNAAVREAGRTRAHYLHHFSFKTLHFLLTEALQLLSRRQRSPRCHQVFRGVHGLRFQPAGPGATVRLGGFASASLQNVAAQQFGEDTFFGIWTCLGAPIKGYSFFPGEEEVLIPPFETFQVINASRPAQGPARIYLRALGKRSTYN, from the exons GCCCAGAGCCACCGCATCACACGACGAGACCTCTTCTCTAAAGAAACTCCCTTGGACATGGCCCCAGCCTCCTTTGACGACCAGTACGTTGGCTGTGCGGCAGCCATGATGGCTGCCCTCCCGGATCTCAACTACACGGAGTTCCAGGCCAACAAAGTGTACGCTGACGGCTGGTCGCTGGCAAGCAGCCAATGGCGGGAACGCCAGGCCTGGGGGCCAGAGTGGGGCCTCAGCCCTACCCGTctgcccccgccgccccccggcTTCCGCGATGAGCACGGGGTGGCCCTCCTGGCCTACACAGCCAACAGCCCCTTGCACAAGGAGTTCAACGCAGCCGTGCGCGAGGCGGGCCGCACCCGGGCCCACTACCTCCACCACTTCTCCTTCAAGACGCTCCATTTCCTGCTGACGGAGGCCCTGCAGCTGCTGAGCAGGCGCCAGCGTTCGCCCCGGTGCCACCAGGTGTTCCGCGGGGTACACGGGCTGCGCTTCCAGCCAGCAGGGCCCGGGGCCACCGTCAGGCTGGGGGGCTTTGCCTCTGCATCCCTGCAGAACGTTGCTGCCCAGCAGTTTGGTGAGGACACCTTCTTTGGCATCTGGACCTGCCTTGGGGCCCCCATCAAGGGCTACTCCTTcttccctggggaggaggaggtgctgaTCCCCCCCTTCGAGACCTTCCAGGTGATCAATGCCAGCAGACCGGCCCAGGGCCCCGCCCGCATCTACCTCCGGGCCCTGGGCAAGCGCAGCACGTACAACT AA